The sequence TTATGGTAAATAGTTACATCCATGTAATTTATACAACCGGACACTTCTATCTGGTAACTTCCGGCTCGCTTGCGTGTGCATGTATTTGCGTCACAAGCGTGTGTTTGCGCCTGCGTAGAAATTTGCATTAACAGGTAGAAAATGAATAAGACTTTTCTCATAAAATAAGCTCTAATGATGGTTTATGAACTAATCCATTGGTAAAAAAGAAAACTTCATATCGCTGAATGCGTCTTTGATCTCATCTTTAAAGTGCTGCCATTTATTTTTAACACCTGCTTCTTTTATTAAGAGTTTTGTTTTTAAGGTGTTCAGTCTTTGTTCAAAATCTTCTTTCTTTTGTTTGAGGTCATACTCCAGTTTGATCTTCTTAAGCTGGTAACTTAAAGATAACAGTTGAAGCTTCGCGGTGAACTTCTCAATTTCAAGTTGCATTTTAGCAACTTGCCGGCCGGGAGCGCGCAGTCTTAATTGATTTTCGAGTTCAGACAGGCTTCTCTCTATACTCTTTCGCTGTATTTCAAATGCTTCTTTTGTTTCAGCAAGCCCAAGGGCGAGCTGCACCTCTAAATGTTGTAAAGCATTTATTAGTGGAAGTACGTCCTCATTCGTTTTTAAATTACGGATCTTTAATTTTAACTGTTGTGCACGTATATGCAGAGATTTTTTGAGATCTTCAAAAACATCCTTTGCGTCAGCTTTACCAAGCGAAATCTGAACCTGCAGTTCTTCCAGCTCTGCGGCTGCTGTTTTTAAGCCGTTAATAATATACTCAACGGGGTTTCTTTGTGTGGCTGTTGTCATTAGCTTTGATTAATGGATCAAAAGTAATCTGGTAAGTATATTTCTCACATAATTTTGCTCACGTGGTCAGGTGATCTTTGTCACAAACACAGTTTATTGAAAAAGCGTTTAGTCTGGTCTGGTAAAATGATCAAGCTGATGCGCACACTCCGCTAGTTCAATAGTACATTCTGAGCTATTGGATGCCATTTGAGAAACACCACTTCACAAAATAAATAAGGCAAATCCCTATGCATTTCTTGGAAGATTCATTGATCGTTTTTGTAAAAGATGCTTTATGAGTAAGCTTACAGCAATGATTCAGATCACTTATTCTTAATGGTTATTGTACAAGCCATCGAACTAAAAATACTTGATATTTATTACTAGTCTTCCGCCTCAAAGCTGATTTAGATCAGGGCAGGAACTTTAATTAATTTCTAATTTTGATACTAAACCCCGGATTCCGTTTCCACTATCTTGTTATTGGTTATACAGACATGACACAAACAACACATCTTTTCTCGCCTGGTGAGACTGCTTTTGCCCAGATGTTCCTCAGTGCGTCTGTTGGGATTATTCTTGTGAACGAAATGGGCTGCATTGAATATTTAAATCCTTACGCGGAAAAATTATTTGGGTATACGGCTGCTGAGTTAACAGGGTTTAAGGTGGAGAAATTAGTCATGGAAAGATTCCATAGTAAAAATATCCGTTATAGGGAGATCCTGTTTAAAAGACCTGCAGCAAAGATCAACACCCAGGGAATTCACCATCAGGCTTTGTGTAAAGACGGCTCCCTAGTTGCTGTTCATGTTTCTGTAAGTCGTTATACATACAATGGCTCCGAAGTAATGACTGTTTTTGTTAACCGAGTTACAAGCCAGTTCCGTGAACACGAACAACTAATAATGAAAGAGCAGAGTATTCGTTTGTTTGTAGAACACACGCCCTCTGCTGTTGCCGTATTCGATGAGAAAATGCGTTATCTTACCGCCAGTAAACGCTGGATTGAAGACTACCACTTAAATAGTGATAATATCATCGGGCTTTCGCACTACGAAGTGTTCCCCGATATACCAGGGCGCTGGAAAGAAATTCACAGGCGCGGCCTCAACGGAGAAACATTGCACTGTACTGAAGACAGTTTTGAAAGATCAGATGGAAGAAAAGAATGGGTGAGCTGGGAGCTTTGTCCATGGTACACCTATTCTGGCGCCATCGGAGGGATCGTTATTTTTTCAGAGGTTGTCACAGGCCGGAAGCAAGTGGAAGAAGAGCTTCGTAAACTTAACGAAGAGCTGGAACAAAAAGTGGTAGAGCGTACAGTGTTACTGGCACATGCTCTCCAAAGAGCGAATGAAACAAATGAGATGAAAAACGCTTTTGTATCTATGGCCTCTCATGAGTTCCGCACGCCGCTGAGCGCTATTCTTTCCAGCGCGGCCATTGCTGAAAAATACAAAGAGAAAGAGCAACAGGATAAACGTGAAAAACACTTTTTAAGGATCAAGTCTTCGGTTATGCACCTGGTAGATATTCTTGACGATTTTCTTTCACTTGAAAAACTGGAACAGGGCAATATAAAGTCAGAAAAACTGATCTTTAACCTGGATGAGCTCATGCAGAACACGATCGATGAATTCAGTGAGATTTTAAAAAAAGATCAGGTGATTCGTTACACTTATGCCGGTGAAACGCACGTGCTTCTGGATAAAAAGATCCTGCGAAACATTATGCACAATCTTTTATCGAATGCGATCAAATACTCCGATGCTGCCATTGATTTGACTGTAGATGTGAAAAAACAGGAGGTTCATATTCAGGTGAGGGACCGGGGAATTGGGATTCCTGCAGAGGATCAAAAAAATATATTCACTAAGTTTTATCGGGCTAAGAACGTATCGTACATTCAAGGTACAGGACTAGGCCTTAACATGGTTAAAAATTATATTAATCTCCTCGGCGGAACAATTGAATTTTCAAGCCGTGAAGGCGATGGTTCACTTTTTTCTATCCTCCTCTATTCTCATCATGGCGGGACACAACACTTTGCATGCGAGGTAACTGATTAATTTGGATTACAATTTTTCCTCTCCACCCCTATTTCAACTATCTAAATAATGGTTCCTGTTCTGTCTATCCATTAAGTTGTTTTGAATTTCTATGTATTTTATTGGCTAAAGTTTATAGCTGGCAGAAATAGAAAAGCCTGTCTTTTAAACAGGCTTTAAAATATATTAAGCTACCTTAATTTCTTTCTTAAGGCTGGCTATCGTCTCTTCCTTTTTTGGAAGCGTTAACTTCAGGATGCCATCCTGGTAATGAGCATCTATTTTATCCGGCAACGAATTGTCAGGTACAACAAAAGAACGTGAAAAACTTTGATATGAAAATTCTCGGCGACAATAATTGTTCTTTTCCTCTTTCTCTTCCTGTTTTTTCTCTGCGCTCACTGTCAGTAAACCGTTTTCGACTTCAATTTTAAAATCTTTTTTCTCAAGACCGGGCGCCGCCATCTCAATAGAAAAGTCTTTTGTGTTTTCTGAAATGTTTACAGAAGGCGCAAAGGCTTGCTTATTTTTAAAGAAGTTGCCATTAAAGTCGGCAAGTCCGTAATTAAA is a genomic window of Sphingobacteriaceae bacterium containing:
- a CDS encoding heat-shock protein Hsp20 produces the protein MTLVKSKPNGNGSLFPRLVNDFFDNDFFNYGLADFNGNFFKNKQAFAPSVNISENTKDFSIEMAAPGLEKKDFKIEVENGLLTVSAEKKQEEKEEKNNYCRREFSYQSFSRSFVVPDNSLPDKIDAHYQDGILKLTLPKKEETIASLKKEIKVA